CCCTTGAGCGACCCCGGTGGCATGTCCGGGACGGCGCCCTTGCCGATCACGATCGAGCAGCCGGAGCCGGGCGGGGTCAGCTGGATGATGCGCGCCTCGTCGCCGATCACGGTGTCGTGGTCCACCACGAAGCCGAGCTGCTCGGCGTAGAACTTCTTGGCCCGGTCCAGGTCGGTGACCGGCACGATCACCACTTCCAGCGTCCAGTTCATGGTTGCTCTCCTCGTATCGTCGTTGTGGAACGCAGCAGGTCGGCGAGCCGCGTGTAGCTCTGCCCGACCCCCCGGGTCATCGGGTAGCGCAGCACGGTGTCCCGCCCCTCCGTGGTGGCGTAGCGCAGCGTGGTGGTGACCGTCGTCCGGCCGGCCAGTTCGGTGAACTCGTGGCCGACCAGCGTCTCGCCCGGGTAGGACTGGTCATCGAACAGCTCGGTGCAGACCAGCCGGTGCGGTGGCTCGATCTGCCGGTAGGTCCCAGCCTGGACCATCCGCTCGCCCTCCGGGCCCTGCGACACGAACCGCCACCGCCCGCCGACCCGCAGGTCGACATCGCACTCCACCAGCCTCCAGCCGCGCGCGCCGTACCACCGGACCAGCAGCTCGGGTCGGGTGAAGGCGGCGAACACCAGGCGTGCCGGTGCCTCGAACAGCCGGCTCAGCACGATCTCCCGATCACCCGGGGTGTGGACGACGAGCGAATCGTCGACGCTGCTCACCCGCGCGGCCCGTCCGGTCGGGAGCGTCGACGGGCGGAGTCGGTCTGGTCGACGGCCTGGAGTTCGTCGAGCAGCGCGTCGAGGCGCTGATAGCTCTCTGCCCAGTAGTCGCGGTAGTCGGCGAGCCAGGCTGTCGCCTCCCGCAGCGGCCGGGCCTCCAGGCGGCAGGGTCGGCGCTGGGCGTCCCGGCCCCGGCTGACGAGGCCAGCGCGTTCCAGCACCTTGAGGTGCTTGGAGATGGCCGGTTGGCTCATCGCGAAGGGTGCTGCCAGCTCTGTCACTGTCGCCTCCCCGGTCGCGAGACGGGCGAGGATGGCCCGTCGGGTCGGGTCGGCCAGCGCCGCGAAGGTCGCGTCCAGCAGTTCGGTGCCCACCACGTATAACCTCCTGGTTTTATAACCACATGGTTTCTACCGTGGATGGTGCCACCGGTCAAGCACCCCGACAGCATGGAAGGCCCCGGCGAACCGCCAGGGCCTTCCACGAGCAGGTGCATCAGCAGGCGTACGACTCCAGGCGCTGGGCCCGCTCCGGCGCGCGCAGCTTCAGCAGCGTCACCTTCTCGATCTGCCGGATCCGCTCCCGGGACAGACCGAACTCCCGACCGACCTCGTCCAGCGTGCGCTGCCGGCCGTCGTCGAGACCGAACCGGAGCCGGATGACCGCCTGCTCCCGCTGGGACAGGGTGGCCAGCACGATGCTCACCTCGTTGCGCAACTCACCCTGGGCGACGGCGTCGCCCGGCTCGGTGCGCGGGTCCACGGAGGCCACGAAGTCGCCGAGCGCGCTCTCGCCGTCGTCGCCGACGGCCTGGTCCAGGCTGACCGGCTCCCGGTCGTAGGAGATCAGCTCGATGACCTGGATCTCGGGGATCTCCAGGGCGCGGGCCACCTCGGCGACAGTGGGCTCGCGGCCCAGCGTCACCGCCAGCTCGCGGCGGGCGCGGACCATCCGGTTGACCTGCTCGACCATGTGCACCGGGATGCGGATCGTGCGGGCCTGGTCGGCCATCGCGCGGGTGATCGCCTGCCGGATCCACCACGTCGCGTACGTGGAGAACTTGTAGCCCTTGGCGTAGTCGAACTTCTCCACCGCCCGGATGAGACCGAGGTTGCCCTCCTGGATCAGGTCGAGGAAGGCCATGCCACGGCCGGTGTAGCGCTTGGCGATGCTGACGACCAGCCGCAGGTTCGCCTCCAGCAGGTGGTCCTTCGCGGCCCGGCCCTCCGCGACGATCAGCTCCAGGTCGGCCCGCAGCTCCGCGGAAACCGGGGTGCAGGTGGCGAGCTTCTCGTCGGCGAACAGGCCGGCCTCGATCCGACGGGCCAGGTCGACCTCCTGCGCGGCGGTCAGCAGCTTCGTGCGGCCGATCCCGTTGAGGTACGCCCGGACCAGGTCGGTGGAGATGCCACGCTCGTCGGTGGCGTCCAGGTCGGTGAGGACCTCGGAGGTCCCGTCGGTGTCGGTCGTGGTGGCCGGGCGCATCCGGTGTTCCGTCATCTGAAGGGCCATCTCTGTCTCTCCCCGTTTCCACGTCTGTGCCGTGTCTCCGGCCCAGTGGTGCCGGTGTGCACACAGCTTGGCGGTCGGGGCGTAAAACGGGAGTGAGGCGATCGGGCACCCGACAGGAATCAGGTCGGGTCTCTGGTGCGGTGTGTCGTCCCGGTGTGCGGTTGCCCGCCCCGACTACGTTGCGGACGGCCGGCCAGCTCGGGTCGGCGACGACGAAAGATGGAGGACGGCGTGGTCTTCAAGCGGCTCATGAAGGCGATGGGGGTCGGCGGCCCAGCGGTGGAGACGGTGCTGGCCAACCCGAACTGCCGCCCGGGCGGCCAGCTGGAGGGCCGCATCCAGGTGGTCGGCGGCGACCACCAGGTCGACATCGACCACGTGACTCTCGGTCTGGTCACCCGGGTCGAGGTGGAGAGCGGCGACAACGACTACGACACCACTCAGGAGTTCCGTCGCCAGCAGATCACCGGCGCGTTCCGGCTGGAGCCGGGGCAGCGCCACGACATCCCGTTCCGCTTCGACGTGCCGTGGGAGACACCGGTCACCGAGCTGTACGGGCAGCACCTGCACGGCATGACTATGGGCCTGCGTACCGAGCTGGAGGTCGCCCGCGCCGTCGACAAGGGTGACCTGGACGCCGTGTCGGTGCACCCGCTGCCCGCGCAGGAGCGACTGCTGGACGCGTTGCTGCGACTGGGCTTCCGGTTCGCCCGCGCCGATGTGGAGCGTGGGCACATCTACGGCGTACGACAGACGTTGCCCTTCTACCAGGAGATCGAGTTTGGCCCGGCGCCCCAGTACGCCCGCTCGATCAACCAGTTGGAGGTCACCTTCGTCGCCGACGCGCAGCAGATGCAGGTGGTCCTGGAGGTCGACAAGCGCGGCGGCGTCTTCACGGAGGGGCGGGACGCCTTCGGCCGGTTCACTGTCGACCACGCCACCGCCGACCG
This portion of the Micromonospora zamorensis genome encodes:
- a CDS encoding VOC family protein, whose translation is MNWTLEVVIVPVTDLDRAKKFYAEQLGFVVDHDTVIGDEARIIQLTPPGSGCSIVIGKGAVPDMPPGSLKGLQLVVPDIERAHAELVERGVEVSDVQVLGASPSPTPHPLDNVGFVFFTDPDGNAWAVQQISSRA
- a CDS encoding SRPBCC family protein, producing MSSVDDSLVVHTPGDREIVLSRLFEAPARLVFAAFTRPELLVRWYGARGWRLVECDVDLRVGGRWRFVSQGPEGERMVQAGTYRQIEPPHRLVCTELFDDQSYPGETLVGHEFTELAGRTTVTTTLRYATTEGRDTVLRYPMTRGVGQSYTRLADLLRSTTTIRGEQP
- a CDS encoding ArsR/SmtB family transcription factor, producing the protein MGTELLDATFAALADPTRRAILARLATGEATVTELAAPFAMSQPAISKHLKVLERAGLVSRGRDAQRRPCRLEARPLREATAWLADYRDYWAESYQRLDALLDELQAVDQTDSARRRSRPDGPRG
- the sigB gene encoding RNA polymerase sigma factor SigB; the encoded protein is MALQMTEHRMRPATTTDTDGTSEVLTDLDATDERGISTDLVRAYLNGIGRTKLLTAAQEVDLARRIEAGLFADEKLATCTPVSAELRADLELIVAEGRAAKDHLLEANLRLVVSIAKRYTGRGMAFLDLIQEGNLGLIRAVEKFDYAKGYKFSTYATWWIRQAITRAMADQARTIRIPVHMVEQVNRMVRARRELAVTLGREPTVAEVARALEIPEIQVIELISYDREPVSLDQAVGDDGESALGDFVASVDPRTEPGDAVAQGELRNEVSIVLATLSQREQAVIRLRFGLDDGRQRTLDEVGREFGLSRERIRQIEKVTLLKLRAPERAQRLESYAC
- a CDS encoding sporulation protein; translation: MVFKRLMKAMGVGGPAVETVLANPNCRPGGQLEGRIQVVGGDHQVDIDHVTLGLVTRVEVESGDNDYDTTQEFRRQQITGAFRLEPGQRHDIPFRFDVPWETPVTELYGQHLHGMTMGLRTELEVARAVDKGDLDAVSVHPLPAQERLLDALLRLGFRFARADVERGHIYGVRQTLPFYQEIEFGPAPQYARSINQLEVTFVADAQQMQVVLEVDKRGGVFTEGRDAFGRFTVDHATADRTDWTAELDNWLRQSLSRRGLFS